The genomic interval GAGCGACTCCACGAGCCCCCACACGTCGCGGCGGCCCTGTGGGTCGATGCCGGTGGTCGGCTCGTCGAGGAACAGCACCTCGGGGTCGTTCACGAGCGCGGTGGCGACGCAGGCGCGCCGCTTCTGCCCCCCGGAGAGGTTCTCGTAGTAGGTGTCCGCGGCGTCGGCGAGGCCCACGTCCGCGAGCACGGCGTCGGTGTCGCGCGCCTCGTCGTAGAGCCCGCCGTAGTAGTCGACGAGTTCGCGCGCGGTGAGCCGTTCGGGCGGCGAGAACTCCTGCGGGAGCAGGCCGACGAGTTGGGGGTCGGCGTCGGCCGGGTCGCGCCCGAGCAGTTCGACCTCTCCCTCCGGCTCGGTCGTCCCGGTGAGCGCGCGCACGAGCGTCGTCTTGCCGGCCCCGTTCGGCCCGATGAGACCGTACACCTCGCCCGCCTCGACGGCGAGCGAGACGCCGTCGAGCGCGACCGTCCCGCCGTAGGCGCGGCGCACGTCGGACGCGCGGATGGTCATACGCCCGCTCGTGGCGCGCCCGTCTAAGCGGTTGCGTTCCGGCGACGGCTCACCGGCCCAGCGCGCGGCGCAGTCGGGCGAACTCGGCCACCCCCGGCCGCCACCGCAGGAGCGCGACCGTGAGGACGAACACGGCGGTCGAGAGGACGTACGACCCCTGACCGATCGTGGCCGCGAACGTCGCGCCGCCGGTGACGGTCGAGACGACGGCGGTGATGACCGGGAACGCACACGAGACGCAGGAGAACAGGCCGACGACGCCGGCCGCGGCCGACCCGGAAACGTCCACGACGGTGGCGTAGACGAGCCACGCGAGCGCGAGGTAGCCGACCGTCTGGTAGGGGATGAGGTTCACTACCACGGCCTCACCGCTGTAGAGGACCGCGGGGCCGAAGCCGGGCGGCACCTGGTAGGTGACGACCCGAAGCCCCGTTGCGAGGTCGCCGAGCCCCGGCAGCACGAGTCCCCCGACCCGCGCGAGCAGGAGGAAGTACCCGACGGCGAGCGCCCCCGCGAGGCGGCGGCGGCGACGCGGCGCGGCCGGCACCTCCGTGTTCCGGTAGGCCCACACGGCCGCGTTCACCCACACCCACGGGACGGCCACCAGCGCGGCGAACCGGAGCGAGCGCGGTACGCCCGTCACGAACGCGAAGTACAACAGCAGGACGAGCAGTTCGGCGTTGACCACGGCGGCCCAGAACACCGTCGTCCGGCGGTCGGGCCGGTAGCGCGCGACCGCGTTCATAGCGCGAGCGAGTCCACCACGACTGCGAGCAGGAGCGCGCCGAGGTAGGCGTTCGAGGCGTGGAACGCGCGGAACGCCGCGCCCTCCGTGCGCTCGCGGTGGAGGCGGACGACGGCGTAGAGGAAGACGGCCCCGAACACCACCGTCGTCGCGGCGTAGACGACGCCGAGTCCCGTCACCGCCGCGAGGCCGCCGGCCGTCGCGAGCGTCGCGGCGAGGTACCAGAGGATGTGTTTCCGGGTTTCGGTCTCGCCGCGCACGACGGGCATCATCGGGAAGCCGCCCCGCTCGTAGTCGTCCTTGTACGCCAGCGCGAGGTTGTAGAAGTGCGCCGGCGTCCACAGGAAGATGACGCCCGCGAGGACGACGCCCGGGAGGCCGACGTTCCCCGTCACCGCGGCCCAGCCGATGAGCGCCGGGAGCGCGCCCGCCGCGCCGCCGATGACCGTGTTCTGGACGGTGTTCGGCTTGAGCACGAGCGTGTAGACGACGGAGTAGAACACGATGGCGACGAAGCCGAGCGCCGCGGCGAGCGCGTTCACCTGCAGGAACGCGACCAGCGACAGCGCCGCGAGGACGACGCCGAACGCCACGGCGTTGCGCACGGGGACGAGTTCGGTCGCGAGCGGCCGGTCGCTGGTACGCTTCATCCGGCGGTCGATGTCGCGTTCGAGGACGTGGTTGAACGTTCCCGAGGCGCCGATGGCGAGGACGCCGCCGCCGAGCGTGTAGACGACCGTGTCGACGGCGAGGCCCGGTCCCGACGCCAGCGCCATGCCGGCGGCGGCGACGAGCGCGAGCAGCCACATCAGCCGGGGCTTGGTCAGCCGGAAGTAGGCGGCGACGGTGGCTTTCGCGCGTCCGAGGGCGGAGTCGAACGCGATGTCGGGGTCGGCCGGGTCCGCGAGGTCCGGCTCGGGGGCCGAGGTCGGGGCGTCGTCGCTCCCCGTCTCGGCCTCCAGTTGCCACGCGAGCGCGAGCGACAGCGCGGCGAAGAGACCCACGGCGACGGCGAGGTGGACGCTCGGTATCGCGCCGGCCGCGCCCCGGACGGCGACGAGCGCGCCGAGGCCGACCTGGACGGCGTACAGCGCGAGCGCGACGGCGAGGCCGGCGCGGACGCGGGTGTCGGCGTCCGACCAGCCGACGACGGCCGTAGCGACGACGAGGATCCCCACGAGCGTCGCGACGGCGCGGTGGCCCAGCGCGACGAGCGCGGCCGTCGAGTCCGGGGCACACAGCGGCCACGTCGAACACGCCGCCGCGGCGTCGGCGAGCGCGGCGGTCGCGCCCGCGACGACGAGGAGGTACACCCCCACGACGGCCCCCGCGAGGAGCGTCGTGAACTTCGGGCGGCTCATTGCTCGTACCTTAGCCCGGCCGCACTTATGCCCCGCGCTTTCGCGGGCGGGCGCCCGAGCGCGGCGCCCCATCGCGGGGTTAATGAGGGGCCACTCCTAAGCGCGAGTCATGACACGCAAGCGTCTCGCGGCGCTCGCGGCCGCCACGCTGGCGCTCCTCGCGCTGGCCGTCGAGCCGGTCGCGGCGCAGGCCTCGCTCAACGACGAGCTCAT from Halosegnis marinus carries:
- a CDS encoding ABC transporter ATP-binding protein; this encodes MTIRASDVRRAYGGTVALDGVSLAVEAGEVYGLIGPNGAGKTTLVRALTGTTEPEGEVELLGRDPADADPQLVGLLPQEFSPPERLTARELVDYYGGLYDEARDTDAVLADVGLADAADTYYENLSGGQKRRACVATALVNDPEVLFLDEPTTGIDPQGRRDVWGLVESLADAGATVLVTTHYMEEAERLCDRVGLLADGRMVAEGSPRDLVSEYGGAPRVEVRAADVAAARAALESAGFAFVPDERRLVVDDVAPEDVGGVADALADAGVEYDGLLWRQPDLEEVYLQLSGQAVGTGGDPREVNSE
- a CDS encoding DUF7546 family protein encodes the protein MNAVARYRPDRRTTVFWAAVVNAELLVLLLYFAFVTGVPRSLRFAALVAVPWVWVNAAVWAYRNTEVPAAPRRRRRLAGALAVGYFLLLARVGGLVLPGLGDLATGLRVVTYQVPPGFGPAVLYSGEAVVVNLIPYQTVGYLALAWLVYATVVDVSGSAAAGVVGLFSCVSCAFPVITAVVSTVTGGATFAATIGQGSYVLSTAVFVLTVALLRWRPGVAEFARLRRALGR
- a CDS encoding heme o synthase, translating into MSRPKFTTLLAGAVVGVYLLVVAGATAALADAAAACSTWPLCAPDSTAALVALGHRAVATLVGILVVATAVVGWSDADTRVRAGLAVALALYAVQVGLGALVAVRGAAGAIPSVHLAVAVGLFAALSLALAWQLEAETGSDDAPTSAPEPDLADPADPDIAFDSALGRAKATVAAYFRLTKPRLMWLLALVAAAGMALASGPGLAVDTVVYTLGGGVLAIGASGTFNHVLERDIDRRMKRTSDRPLATELVPVRNAVAFGVVLAALSLVAFLQVNALAAALGFVAIVFYSVVYTLVLKPNTVQNTVIGGAAGALPALIGWAAVTGNVGLPGVVLAGVIFLWTPAHFYNLALAYKDDYERGGFPMMPVVRGETETRKHILWYLAATLATAGGLAAVTGLGVVYAATTVVFGAVFLYAVVRLHRERTEGAAFRAFHASNAYLGALLLAVVVDSLAL